One segment of Virgibacillus doumboii DNA contains the following:
- a CDS encoding SprT family protein, which yields MKLLDEKKLNQLVNDLSIKYFSKPFKDKVYYNKRLRTTGGRYIPSKRIIELNPKYAIETDEDEVVGIIKHELCHYHLHMEGKGYKHGDADFKRLLKKTGSPRHCKALPSSKRQIKHIYICKDCSHVYKRQRRVDLKKYRCGKCGGKLTTGD from the coding sequence ATGAAACTATTGGACGAAAAAAAACTGAATCAATTGGTTAATGATTTATCAATTAAGTATTTTTCTAAACCCTTCAAGGATAAGGTTTATTATAATAAACGGCTTCGGACTACCGGTGGAAGATACATTCCATCCAAGCGGATAATCGAACTGAATCCTAAGTATGCAATAGAAACAGATGAAGACGAAGTAGTTGGGATCATAAAACACGAGTTGTGTCACTATCACCTTCATATGGAAGGAAAAGGCTATAAACATGGTGATGCAGATTTCAAACGATTATTAAAAAAGACCGGATCACCACGACATTGTAAAGCCCTTCCTTCATCTAAGAGGCAAATCAAACACATTTATATATGTAAAGACTGTTCACATGTTTATAAAAGACAGCGTCGGGTGGATTTAAAGAAATACAGGTGTGGTAAGTGTGGCGGCAAATTGACAACTGGTGATTGA